acagaaaatctgttttcatctcTCTATGAATACAAACATCAATTATCACGTTGCCAGCTTTTAAGAACTCGACACTACTCGTTTCCAAGACAGCTGAAGGCAAACACCTTCCTGTGTTGAAATCtgttataaaaaaacaaacaaacaaaaaaaaaaaacaaagcacgccaaagcaaagacaaaaacagaagaaaacaaaatgcctgCCCTTACTTGCACCTCACTTAAATAATTACATGGAAATAGGCTGTGGTTTCCTGTACTCTTTTGTTGAGCTTTAGCTGAAGCTCACTTCTATATTGATGGTAACTCAAAACAATCCCTTCTCAGAAGGGAGGAAGTCCTGTTAAAGCCCTCTATTgttgttctgcattttgttaTTAGGAGCTCCTGCGATAGCAAAAAGATTAAAGCTCCCCGAGAAACACCCCTCCCTTTCTCAGTATATAATAAAACGGTCCAGAGTTGTAAATGCCTCAAAGGGTAAAATTAATCCCCAAACCACATAATTGTATTGTCATAACGCTTGCTTTCCCTCCCTAGGTTCTACCTGGTACACGACCGTTCCTGCTCCCATCGCATCCTAATTGAGGGTGCAGCCCTGCAACTCGAGCTGCTCGGGGCAGACCTTCACACCTGAGCGAAGCTGCTCTGAAATAAACGAAACGAGACCTGGGAGACCCAGGCAAGGACCAGGATCAGATGGCAGGACTGGACCCTCGCACTGCCGGCCGAGGTATTGTCCCTTCGCTAGGTACTGCACACATCAGGTCAATGCGCTAccgaaaaaaaaataaaatttcatcttCTCACACGACTTTGTCAAGGACGACGTTCCACATTCTGCTCTACGACTGACATTAATACGCtatgaaaaagtaaattaagtGACAAAATTAAATACGCCAGAGTCTGCTCACAGCAAAAACCTGGAAAATTCTCCCACGTCTGCCGTTACACTAAGTTATATACAGATACAATTAAACAACTGATGTGTTATCAAATTTTAccctgtgtttttcttcatttatatttacaaagcAGTTGAccacgagaaaaaaaaaaaaaggcattttagaaGGCCATTCCCAATGGCATCAAATATCAGCAaacttttaaatgtgtttagTAAAGAGCTGCTTTTACCGCATGGGAACAAATACAGATAAACAGGGAGTTACCAATAAAGAGAACAAAGTTTCCAGGCGAttccaaaacagcaaaatgaaaccTTAGAAGAGTATTTTCTGTAgttattctgtttttgtaatCAATTTAGTTCTGTGAACATTGAGGAAGCCTTAATCACATTACTTTtgtaatttcaaaaatacacGGAACAAAATATTAGGCACTATGGATAGAAACACATTCTGCCTGGTTGGCTTAATTTCAAATATGTTATTAATGCCATAAAGAAATTATCCATTTAATCCCAAAGTGAAATTGGAAAGTATAACACTGGCAATATTCATGACTACctccaaaatggaaaaaacaaagccacaaaaCTTGAAAGTATATCCCACTTAAATTCCCAATTCCTCTACTTTACTGAATGGGTTTAGCTTTTGTCAGCCCAAACCCTACAACAATTTATGTAGTACTGAATTAACACAGGGAGAAAACACTGACTGATCCAAATCCAACACTTTACACGTGGCAATATTAGCTTTCTAATTCTTTTGGTCTACATAAATCATTTGACTTTGACAAAGTCACTCTAGATCAACATCATTTTCAAACTGAAGGcacttctttgtttttaaactacaaCTAAAATGCCTGAGCTTAATAAATTTTGGTCTCtgtttaaaatggaattaaggCTTCCTTTTTGGAAGGTATTTTATATGTCAACTCTTTCCTAGGATTACTTTTATGACTTGAATACCTGAATGAATAGCTTACAAACACTCcccaaactgtttttatttttttaccttccACCCATCAAATTTTCCAAGCTCATTTTTTATAGAAAACTATGAAAATCCCTAATTCCTTGTCATGAATTAGGCTCAATATTGTAATACTGTTCACAAACATCTGCatgttttacatattaaaaaaaaaaaagctctgttatCTACTTTGGAAGCAAGCATTTATACTGATTTTACTTTGCAAAGGCACAACTGGTCATAATTCTGGAATGGTATTTAACATGAAATTAGTTcaataatttacagaaattacagtaaaatctccccccaaccccccccaaaaaaaaaaaaaacacacacacacagagagggCAATAAAGCCAGCAGATATCTCAACATAGTTCTAGTGCTAGTATGACCTGTCAACATTAAGTGATAACCAATTACTAAACATAAGGTGCTAAtttcaggcaaaataaatactttaccCTGTcattcagtattatttttttggttttggataTATGTGTTTCAAAAATTCTTTCTGGAGGTAGAATTTTGCCTTTGAACAATAAATGAGTTAAATCATTCTTGTGTAGCTCTCTCTAAGTTTAGttttccccccctccttccttTGCACTATCCCCAGCAGTTCTTTTGCAAGGATATCTTCTTTTACAAGATAACAACGCAATACTACCTAGGTGTCTATGTAATACAGAACCTCAGATcatttttttgtgatatttgTTCACCTCTTATCTCAAACTCcctttttttcaaatatatcttTCTAGCTATTTATTTCAGGTCTTGAATCTTTTCTAATAAACAGAGCtccaagagggaaaaaaagaatgccaGAAACTTGGTCCCAAATCATCAAACAGCCACCGATATCACACATTAAAGTAGCCCTACCTCTGAAgacttttttaaagaatgtatgAAGAAGATCACTCAACAGGTGAAGACAGGAGCAGCAGATCTAACAAGAATCAGGAAGCAATCATCTGAGAGACCAAAGCTAGCTATAGAAAGCACAGCCAGTAAGGAAGAAATGGAAGCCTTCTCCCACCACCTTtgaaaagaggggaaaacagatGAGATGGAAACAATAACCAGGTGACTGGAAGAGATGGAGACTTCAGTAACATCTTTGCATACCAGAACTCAAGGAACCAGCCCAGTTGTTTCggtaacagtttttaaaaagcaagaattaaAACATTAGCAGCAGATTAGAAATCAGATGTTAGAATCTACTCTTTAGACATTCTTAAAGCAGTACAATTTCTAACTAAGGACTGCGATATGACTTCACATTCAGTATCGAAAATGCTGTAATAACACACATCTATAGAGTGCCATGGGAATTAAAACAACTCAGTTTGATTACAAAACCTGACAGGTATCCATTTTGAACAGTGAATAGTTCTATACAAGTAGAGTAATGAAAGTTGGCTGTTTATGGATCTTACTTTGCTGAAAGCAACAGTGAGACTGTGCATAGAGACAACCACGCACTAAAATGGTGTGGTCCAACTGGCACCAAATCAATTTTGCTACAGACATACAGGATCTCTCTTTTGGAAAGATGAGAGatgtattttgagaaaaagtaaaactgaaaatctaGAAACCAGATAGTTTTGCACTTCCTTTTtataatacattttgaaatcaCAATTCTATGGCAATGAGCAATCATTAAAAACCTAACGTATTTCAACAGCAGTGAAGTAGACATGGCAATATGTTAACATGTtgttaattataataattatatggGTTCATGTCTTTGTACTACAGGCAAGGAAAAATTTCACTGTTAGATAAATCCTTTCCACTTACCAGTCTGAATGCACATACTGAGCAGAAGAAACACAGAGTAAGAGGCAAGGCTGGCAACTATCAGCAGCAAGATGCTAAAAATACATGAGGGTGAAATTTAAGGCATTTTTACAGGTcaatgcagtttcttttttttttttaaaaaaaaaaagattccattGCAAACAGTGTATCACAGGACACGATTTCCTCATTTTATGGGTTTTCTTTGCTGACTGCGGTTCACTTGGTCGCTGACTGTCCCAACCCCTGCTAAACCCCACTGCTTCTCGTATCGTGCACCACTGTGTAGGGTGAAGACATGAATCGCAGCGAGGACGTGACACGGAAACATGtgcacacagaaacacagagacTAACTTGAAATAAAGCCAGGTTTGTGACCAGAAGGCGGTGAGAGCTGACAGCCCCGGCCCACTCCCAGCTCGGCGCACACACCCGGCGGCAGCACCAGTGGGTTCACGCATTTGGGTGGGCAGGCACCCCGCTCCCAAAGGCCCATTTCTGTAGCACGGCGGTGCTCGGACATAAATATATCGGTGCAGAGGGATGTAAATATATGGGTCCGGCGGGAGAAATGCCCAATAAATCACCACCGAGCAGCAAATATCAGTGCCTGGGCAGCGCTCGCGGTGGGCCAGACGTGAGCAACCAGAGGCATGAGAGCTCACCCAGGGATGCCCACAGCACACGGTACTCGCTGCTCCTTGGGTCCGTGCCCCTGTCCCTCTCCCTGTAATTAatcacccccccctccccccccccgtaATTAATCCCCCCGCTCACCTGAAGCCCAGGACGCCCGTGCTGGCCATGGCGAAGGACAAGCCCAGCGCCCCGCTGCCCATGATCGCGTTCATCAGGTTCAGCACCGCGCAGCCGAAGGAGGagccggggggctgctggggaaggaagggcaggGCGGCGTGAGGCGAGACCCCGAACCCCGACCCCAAAcccctgccccgagcccccccggcccctcccggcGCCCCCCTCTCACGCACGCTgctgggcggcggcggcagcagcggggcgGACTCGTCCCAATCCCggtcctggtcctggtcctgaTCCCAGTCCCAaccccggtcccggtcccggtcccggtcccggtcccggtcccggtcccgctGCCCATCCCCGGGCCCCGCGTcccccgcgcccccctcccagccccgcgccccccgcggCTCCTCCATGGCCCCGCCCGCGCCGCGGCtccgggaggggcggggccgaGCCGCACCGAGGGGGGCGTGGCTATAGGCGGATGGGGGCGCGGCCTCGACGCAAACCCCGCCCCCTCCCTCTCGGCCAGGCGGAGCGGCCTCGACGTCACGGCGCGCGCGGCGGCGATGACGTCACGGGGGCGCCGGCGCGCGCGGCGCGGCTCGGTATGAGGTGAgggcggggtggggggtggcGGGCGCGCGGTTGCCATGGCTACCGctccccccagctgccccctcccgcccccggTTGCCACGGCAACCGCGCGGCCTacccgcggggctgccccgggccggCCTGGGCCTAGGCCGCGGCCGGGACCGGGCCCTGCTGGGGGAGCGGCTGCGGGACCCCCGCCGCCGTCTGGGGGTCGCGGCCCCCGGCGGGGCCTCGCCAGGCCCTCCCCAGGCACCCCCGGCCCTCCGCGGGGAATGCGGTGTTCGGTTGTGAGCCAGCGGGGCGGGGAGAAGCGCCCTGCCGGGAGCTGGCTCGGAGCCGGGTTGTCGCCGTCAGCCCCCGGGCGGAAAGCAAACtgcccaggcaggcagggaacACATCGGGCTCCAACCCTACCGACCCCGTTGGTCCCCGTCAAGAGGGAAAGGCAGGGCCCCTCGGGCTGTCTGCGGCGGGGGAAGCACTTAAAGACGTGCGGAGCTACTGCTCAAGTCACCGTGCTCACGAACGAGCTGTGGAGAATGGTTCGGTCTCTGAAGAGGCATTATTAATTCTTCCCCGTACCAGCAGGAGAACTCTGCCTTTAACCCGTGGTCTTTCTGCCAGCTGATGCGGTCCGTGAAGTGAAGACACTACAGAGCGTGTAACCCCTTACGCTGGGCTACAGGAGGCAGGAATTGCTACAGACCAACAGTGACCGCTGTTGCTGATAACTGTTTTCTAGCAACCGCTCCTTGGTAATGCATCTTATCAGAAGAGATCCAACAGCAGGATCAAGATGgtagaatttttttatttggcttGCTGGGATTAATACTGCATTTATTAGAATAGGGAGAGGCCACTGAGTTTTGGCAGGAGAGGCTTGTCTCACTGCTTCAAGTGagttaaagtttaaaaatatgtttgcagaAGGACAGAAATTCGTAGGGTATAATTCATAATAAAGAGTTTTTACAAAGCTATTGTGGGTTCTTTGGTACTAATGGAAATTCTAGTTTAAGAGACCAGCAAATCCATGTGATTTGCAGCCTTTTTAATGGAATGATTACATAATGtctataaaatgaataatttctcTTCTAGGACGTTATGGAGATTTGGATACTCTACCAGACTACTGAAAACTAATCATTCTAGGACAGCTGCATCAAATACATCATTTCCAGCAGTTTGGATGCTATTGGCGCAACATTCTGGCAGAATACCTGGACTCTCTGCGGTAGCTCAGAAAGCCAGTTTTTGTACAATGCGTGAAACCGTGGAGGATAACGCCAACCCAGACCTGTACTCGCCGCATCCCGAAGTGCGTGGGATGACCCTGCTCAACAGAGAAGCTTTCAAAAGGACGGTCGTTGTTCCGGTTctcaaagtaaagaaagaaatcgTACATACTTTGATGAAGTCCCTGAAGCACACGGTACTACAGCGTCCTGGTCTAAAGCGAGTGATTGAGGATCCAGGAGATGAGGGCAGTAAACTTGTTATACTGGATCCTCATAAAGTACCAGAATTCTCACTGggacaggcagagcaggaggtaTTAAAGCAGCTTAACATTCCTCCTGAGGTATCCAGGTATAACTTGGAGCTGACTTACGAGAATTTCAAGTCAGAGGAGATCCTCCGGGCAGTCCTTCCTGAAGGCCAGGATGTCGCCTCTGGTTTTAGCCGCGTTGGTCACATAGCTCATTTCAATCTTAGGGACCATCAGCTCCCTTACAGACATTTGATTGGTAGGTAAAACGACTCTgatcagaaaagtaattttctgatatttctacAAGTATTCTACTGATAAATTACTACTTGTACAAAGCAAACCTCAAAGCGCTCTTCGTTGCTTTACGTTTTGGCTTTAAATAGCTTTGTGCAGATCTTTACCTGTACACAAAGGGCAGTTCTTTCCTCTTACGGTAATTGCAGTCGCACTTCACTGAGCATGGGATCAGGGTAAAGTATGTGCTTTAGTAAGATCCCGCAACATCTGCAGTCGTTAGAGGGAGGCTGTTCTAATACACACTTTTATAAACGTGACTGTAAACTGGCAAGTTTGTATCTCTTAGAACATTCACAGGCTGCAGTCCCTTAACCAGCGTATCTCGTGCCCTTTCTTTCAGGACAGGTTATAATCGACAAGAATCCAGGCATCACCTGTGTGGTGAATAAAACCAGCATTATTGACAGCACGTACAGAAACTTTCAAATGGAAGTGCTCGCTGGAGAGAGCAACCTGGTCACTAAGGTagaggattttttccccttttattttaaatttcatgtgcTGAAAGCCGAAGACGTGTACTAGAAAGCTGTGAGGAAGAGACACTGATAACACCATTTATTTGCACGGTCCCTTCCTCACACCCCTTTTGGAGTGCGAGAGTTGGCAGttacttctgtcttcttttgtCCTGCTCTGCCACGAGCAAACTCACAGCCGTAGGGAGCAAGAAGGTAAGCGTTCTTCCCAGCTCACAGCCTACGTTCAATAACAtgtaaaagcagctgaagtAGAGGTTTCTTAGCAAGATACTAGTTACAAACTTGAAGGGGGTATTTCTCGCTCCGAGGCCGAAACATTTAGTGGATTTgatctaaaaaataaaagtttcttaaTTTTACCAGTCCTTGTACTTAAATCTGTCTGGCTTTGCAACTTAGGCAAGAGTTTGCCTgatcctgtttctttttctgacgGCTAGAGGACAAACCTcatctcatttattttgagatttttcatgtgaaaagcATTATTAAACTGCCAAGTATTCTTCCCTTGGGGTTCTTGTCGTTAGCTGGAACCTTGGCCGCTGGTTTGaccaaaaaatatctttcatagCTGTTagcagttttattcttttaggagagaaaatatgagGTTACCAAAGTAAAAAGTTGAATAGCTCGGTGGCAAAGAACAGCCTGCACATGGACACAGAAGGCATTTGAACCGGCGGGTCAGAAGGGACGATCAAATATTTTGGAGATGATATTAGCTCGTTACGCACACATCTGGCGTACCACCGGGCTGCGCGCGGGGGAATGCCAGTACACCTCAGCGTGTTCCTTCCTGGCAAAGCAAACGCTGCGGTGATTTGGGTCATAAGTTACTGCAGAGTCACACCGTGCGAGTGTGGTAGAGCAGAGTGGGTATTACCCTGCATCCCCCTCTCATCTGAACAGGCACCGTTTCTTTGTAGGTCTGTTTGTGGGATAGCGGCCATCGCAAAGGCTGGGGTTGGCTCTGTTTCCAGACTCCCGTCACCCCGAGAGATAAAACGCAGTATTTTTTCAAGCTGCACAATTGGCTCCCAGCGGCTTTGAATTTGGCTGAGTGCTGCCGTTCTCGTGCTGCAGCATTCTCAGGCACTTACTGACTGTGTAGACGCTGTGCTAAGGAGGGTTTGAGGCATCTTCCCAAGATCTGCTTTCAATAAAGGAGTTTTCAGACAGCCACAAAGCGTTTGGAAAGcctcaggtttttattttatggtcATTCTAAGTTGCTGCTTTATTTCCACCTGGTGACTAAGACATGCGTAAGCCAGCCGTGTGGATTGACAGTTGGAACGTTCCTGATGGCTGCTTCTGATGAGTAGGCCTGTTTATACAAGATTTCTGTACACTATTAATGGGACAGATGTCAGTGTACACATTTTGATAAAGCACCTTGTTTTTTAGCCGTCTTAATTATTGATACTACTTTAACATGTCTGGAATTTGAACACAGAGGCTTAACCAAATGTTTTGGACTTTCAggtcaaagaaaataatatctCATATGACTTGGACTTTGCTAAGGTGTACTGGAACCCCCGTCTTTCCACAGAACATGGCCGTATCGTTGAGCTTTTAAAGCCCGGGGATGTCCTTTTCGATGTCTTTGCTGGGATCGGACCTTTTGCTATcccagcagcaaagaaaaagtgcGTCGTATTTGCAAATGATCTCAACCCTGAATCCTACAAATGGCTTCTGCACAACTGCAAGCTAAACAAAGTAGACAACAAAATCAAAGCATTCAACCTGGATGGCAGAGACTTCCTCCTGGGGCCAGTAAGAGAAGAACTTAGTAAAGCGCTCGCGCTTGAAAAAGAGGAGCAGAAACCCGCTGTCCATATAGTCATGAATTTGCCAGCTTCGGCTCTTGAATTTCTGGATGTTTTCAGGCATCTCTTGGTCGGAGAGCCCTGCAGCGCTGCTGTCCTTCCCACGGTGCACTGCTACGGCTTCTCCAAACACGAAAACCCAGCCAAAGAGATTCAAGAACGGGCCGAGGCTTCGCTGGGAGCCTCCCTAGACGGGCGCTGTTCTACGTACCTGGTGAGGAACGTTGCCCCGAACAAGGAGATGCTGTGCATTAGCTTCCAGGTTCCAGCGGATGTGCTGTACAAGAGGCCCTGCCCTGCTGAAGGTGAGGAACAGCCCTCCCGCGTGGCATCGGGCTGTCAGGCTGCACCTTTTGCCCTTTCAGGCCAGTCCCACCTTGTCTGTCCTGTGTATCAGTGCTGTTACGGTGTGGCACCCAGACGCAGGTCAAAATGTAGCGTGGTGCAGGTCTTTTGAAAGTCCTCTTTGGCACTTGGTAAAGAAAAGACCTCCCTTACTGCTGTAACAGTTTTCTTTGTGACCATTAATCCTGATCCTAAGCCCCATCACTTCTTGTTAAATCCCTTAAGCGTTGCATGGCTTGTGGTTCAGTTCCGTCTGTTTACGGTATGTTAACTAACTGAATTTTTCTAACGTTCTTCCAGAAAAACCAGCCTCTAAGCGTCTGCGTACCAGCAAAgattttactgaagaaaatttagCGAGTTGAAGACCAGAGTTTGGGTAACAACCTTACCAGTTTGTGTAAGGTACACCTAGGTTACGTCTTGCCGACCGCTTGAATTGTCTGACGAACACCAGTGTTACCTGCCTGAGGTGCAGAGATGCACAGTGCATGTCGCAACTCTCCTTTGTGAGCATCGCTTCCTGCATTTACCGTTTTTAATTGTGGGATCAATAACCAGATCGATattgttcaaaaaaataaaacagcttttttgtaACAGTGTTTTGGTACTCTCCTGTCTCACACCCTGTGATAACGCAGTGACACAGACTGGGGTCGTTTTTAGCAGTGCTATTTTTGAACGTGTGCAGTTTGTCGTGCAAACAGGTTTTTATATTTTGTGGGCCTGGCAAGATGACTTACATGGCCCCTGCATTTACAGTTTAGAATGGGATTCTCTTCGACAAACGGTTTTGGTGGTTAAGAGTACTGGGTTACTGTTGGCAGATGCACAAACAGCTCTTGTGTAAGCAAGATAACCTCTCAAAAACTTGACCTCAGGTAGAAAGAGGCACAAGTAGCCGTGTATACTTGCTCCTGGGCTTTTGGAGCAATAAATGCTTTTTACCGCGAAGGGATTTAGCTGGGGATTAGTTGGCTCCTAGCTTAGTGTTTGACCGCAGGTAGAGCAGGAAAGGCTCTGATGCCATTTGCACACTTGCAGGTTAGGCACACACCCGTTAAAGCACCAGACTGAAAACCAGCGCATGGCTGATCGGGCCTCTCGCCTTCAGACCTTTTCCTCCTTCGACTCCTGTGCCTCTCTTCTCCGAGCTCTGCCCCACCTCTGGCTGCTCCTCTGATCAGTCCCTGCATGATCTCGCTGCCTGGCTGCTTGCGTTCTGCAGGGAGCTGAAAAGCCTCTGCCTTTGATTtggttttcttccccatccaAGCTATTGTTGGGTAATGTCAAccacaaataatttatttggcCAGAGAACTCCCATCGCCCTCAGTTTCAGATATTTTCCTTCAGCCCCAGCTCAGAGCTCCCGCCTAGCAACACTTACCACGCGcccacctccctccctggccctgctgctgccgcgCCATCGCCGGGTTCTGGGACCCGCTCTCCTGGGTCTCACCCAACGTGCGGCTGCGGCCTGTGGGTGAGGTCTGCTCAGGGGCTCTGTCACAGCCTTCCCCTTGTTTTGGGCCAGGCTTTCGTGGCTCGGTTCCTGCTGGAGCGCCTTTATCAAAGGGGGCAGGGGGATGACCGGGACTCACCCGTACGATCATGAAAGCAGCTGTACAGATTACGTCCCCGACCTGCCACTCCTGCCCGAGCATTCCTCCGCTGGCCTTTAAAATGGCATCACAACAGCTTTAACCTCTTTGTCCTTTCTGTCAGTGACGGTCACATCACATCCTACCGCTCACTGCCCCTCTGAGAGCAAGAGCTGGACTCTCGCCTCCAGCCCACGATGTGCACCCGGGAATGATGCAGCCACGCAGTGCCCTGCGCTAAGCCCCGGCCGGTAACGGAGGGGAAACGCAGCTCGCTCGGTGTCTGCAGCTTCACAGCCCGAGCTCAGGGcttggcactgctgcagcaacagcagcctGGCTTCGGTCACCGTCTTCGTGTTGTGTTTAGCGCGTCATCTCCGTAACGCCGAGCTTCTGTACGAGACTAAAATACCCCAGGGCAGGGAAGAAGGGTTTTAGTACTGGCATTTTTTGTTCGCTGAGGGATTACACGCCACTGTTGTTTTAGCAGCCTGACCTTAGTTACATGCAAGTCAATGGAATAAATTGAATTGTATTCAATAGCAGTTTTTTCCCCCGTATTTGTGCGCAGCTGCCACTTCCGCATATAAACCACATCCATGAGCAACAGCTAGCCAGTGCACAGACAAGTTGTGTATTTACACGGTAGGTGTTAATAGCGCACACAGTTCTGCACTCACCAGGCTCATCAGCTGCAGCTTTACCGGCCGAAGGGAAACCAGGTATCGGCGAGGTCTGGGTGAGCGCGGCATCCTATGGGTGAGTCGGATCCCGGAGGGGCTGCGGCCACCCTGATGCGTgctgggaagaggaggctgcCTGGCAGGTGTCTGGGATGGAGGCAGGGAACTCCCAAAGGTTTTCTGCCTCAGGTCAGGGTGCCTGCCCA
This Cygnus atratus isolate AKBS03 ecotype Queensland, Australia chromosome 5, CAtr_DNAZoo_HiC_assembly, whole genome shotgun sequence DNA region includes the following protein-coding sequences:
- the TRMT5 gene encoding tRNA (guanine(37)-N1)-methyltransferase isoform X3; translation: MLLAQHSGRIPGLSAVAQKASFCTMRETVEDNANPDLYSPHPEVRGMTLLNREAFKRTVVVPVLKVKKEIVHTLMKSLKHTVLQRPGLKRVIEDPGDEGSKLVILDPHKVPEFSLGQAEQEVLKQLNIPPEVSRYNLELTYENFKSEEILRAVLPEGQDVASGFSRVGHIAHFNLRDHQLPYRHLIGQVIIDKNPGITCVVNKTSIIDSTYRNFQMEVLAGESNLVTKVKENNISYDLDFAKVYWNPRLSTEHGRIVELLKPGDVLFDVFAGIGPFAIPAAKKKCVVFANDLNPESYKWLLHNCKLNKVDNKIKAFNLDGRDFLLGPVREELSKALALEKEEQKPAVHIVMNLPASALEFLDVFRHLLVGEPCSAAVLPTVHCYGFSKHENPAKEIQERAEASLGASLDGRCSTYLVRNVAPNKEMLCISFQVPADVLYKRPCPAEEKPASKRLRTSKDFTEENLAS
- the TRMT5 gene encoding tRNA (guanine(37)-N1)-methyltransferase isoform X2; the protein is MRTLWRFGYSTRLLKTNHSRTAASNTSFPAVWMLLAQHSGRIPGLSAVAQKASFCTMRETVEDNANPDLYSPHPEVRGMTLLNREAFKRTVVVPVLKVKKEIVHTLMKSLKHTVLQRPGLKRVIEDPGDEGSKLVILDPHKVPEFSLGQAEQEVLKQLNIPPEVSRYNLELTYENFKSEEILRAVLPEGQDVASGFSRVGHIAHFNLRDHQLPYRHLIGQVIIDKNPGITCVVNKTSIIDSTYRNFQMEVLAGESNLVTKVKENNISYDLDFAKVYWNPRLSTEHGRIVELLKPGDVLFDVFAGIGPFAIPAAKKKCVVFANDLNPESYKWLLHNCKLNKVDNKIKAFNLDGRDFLLGPVREELSKALALEKEEQKPAVHIVMNLPASALEFLDVFRHLLVGEPCSAAVLPTVHCYGFSKHENPAKEIQERAEASLGASLDGRCSTYLVRNVAPNKEMLCISFQVPADVLYKRPCPAEEKPASKRLRTSKDFTEENLAS
- the TRMT5 gene encoding tRNA (guanine(37)-N1)-methyltransferase isoform X1, which codes for MHLIRRDPTAGSRWTLWRFGYSTRLLKTNHSRTAASNTSFPAVWMLLAQHSGRIPGLSAVAQKASFCTMRETVEDNANPDLYSPHPEVRGMTLLNREAFKRTVVVPVLKVKKEIVHTLMKSLKHTVLQRPGLKRVIEDPGDEGSKLVILDPHKVPEFSLGQAEQEVLKQLNIPPEVSRYNLELTYENFKSEEILRAVLPEGQDVASGFSRVGHIAHFNLRDHQLPYRHLIGQVIIDKNPGITCVVNKTSIIDSTYRNFQMEVLAGESNLVTKVKENNISYDLDFAKVYWNPRLSTEHGRIVELLKPGDVLFDVFAGIGPFAIPAAKKKCVVFANDLNPESYKWLLHNCKLNKVDNKIKAFNLDGRDFLLGPVREELSKALALEKEEQKPAVHIVMNLPASALEFLDVFRHLLVGEPCSAAVLPTVHCYGFSKHENPAKEIQERAEASLGASLDGRCSTYLVRNVAPNKEMLCISFQVPADVLYKRPCPAEEKPASKRLRTSKDFTEENLAS